The genomic interval CGAGGATTGCGACCTGTTCGACCGGGGTGAGGGCGACCGGTCCGGTCAGGCGAAGGACCTCGCCGTCGGACGAGCCGCCGAGCGCCCGCACCGCCACGTCGGCGATGTCTCGCGGATGGATCGTCGAGACGGGTACGTCGGGGAACTGCACCCGGACCTCGTCGCCGGCGTGGAGCTGGTCGAGCCAGCGCAACGTGTTGGACATGAACGAGTTGGGCCGCAGGAAGGTCCAATCCAATCCCGAGGCCCGGACGGCTTCTTCGGTCGCATGGTGGTACGCCGCGACCGCGTTCGTCAGCTCGCCGTCGAGGGACGAACTGGACAGCACGACGACCTTCTGTACCCCGGCGCCGACTGCATTCGTGAGCAACTCTTCGAGTCGGTCATACCCGCTCAGCAGGAAGATCCCGGTGACACCGGTCAACGCGTCCGCGAAGGTCTCCGGCCGGTTCAGGTCGCCGTACACGGGCTCGATGCCGGCCGGCAGATCCCTTGCCGAGC from Kribbella sp. NBC_00709 carries:
- a CDS encoding NAD(P)H-binding protein → MTILVTGATGNAGGAVVESLAEQGIAARALMRSARDLPAGIEPVYGDLNRPETFADALTGVTGIFLLSGYDRLEELLTNAVGAGVQKVVVLSSSSLDGELTNAVAAYHHATEEAVRASGLDWTFLRPNSFMSNTLRWLDQLHAGDEVRVQFPDVPVSTIHPRDIADVAVRALGGSSDGEVLRLTGPVALTPVEQVAILAEGIGRQLTAYPMSRSETHDALLASMPEPYAHAIEGFFGDGTIDETSVNNTVTEVTGQPGRTLQQWVRQNAGLFG